In Bythopirellula goksoeyrii, a single window of DNA contains:
- the sthA gene encoding Si-specific NAD(P)(+) transhydrogenase — translation MRHYDCIAIGTGPAGQKGAIQAAKLGKRVAIVEKRQVLGGAQINTGTIPSKALREAVLHLTGANHKGHFGRTKSRVSEITIAELVSFSQRVIRHEWDVIRDQFDRNGVDLLWGKARFTGPNELAIDGPGGEERLSADRFLVAVGTKPARPASVPFNERTIFTSDEVLRLNHLPRTMIVVGGGVIGTEYACIMAALGVQVTLVEGRNRVLGFLDQEIADAFQYFMRQQGITLRLGEKVERIEEVEFVNGSTHQLVQAKLESGKTLRAQTLLYAVGRQGVCSELGLANVGIEFDDRERLEVNQFYQTNIEHVYAAGDVIGFPALASTSMEQGRRAICHAFGCCDVTNYNTSLFPYGIYAVPEISMVGKTEEQLTAEGIPYEAGIANYREIARGQILGDELGMLKMLIHQDTHKILGVHVIGTGATELVHIGQAVMALDGDAEFFVNNVFNFPTLAECYKVAAYNGLNKLNHVYSGTCEAVSVSL, via the coding sequence ATGCGACACTACGACTGTATTGCCATCGGCACTGGTCCTGCCGGCCAGAAGGGTGCCATCCAGGCCGCCAAGCTTGGCAAGCGTGTAGCAATTGTCGAGAAACGCCAGGTGCTTGGTGGTGCACAGATCAACACAGGGACGATTCCATCAAAGGCCCTTCGAGAGGCCGTCTTGCATTTGACCGGTGCAAACCATAAGGGGCACTTTGGACGCACGAAATCAAGAGTCAGTGAGATCACAATTGCTGAATTGGTTAGCTTTTCGCAACGTGTGATTCGGCACGAATGGGATGTGATCCGCGACCAATTTGATCGCAATGGGGTCGACCTGCTGTGGGGCAAGGCCAGATTCACGGGACCTAATGAGCTGGCGATCGATGGCCCCGGCGGCGAGGAGCGTTTGTCTGCCGATCGTTTTCTGGTAGCTGTGGGAACCAAGCCAGCGCGTCCAGCGTCAGTACCCTTCAACGAGCGTACCATTTTTACTAGTGATGAAGTATTGCGCCTCAACCATCTGCCTCGGACCATGATCGTGGTAGGTGGCGGTGTGATTGGCACGGAGTACGCCTGCATAATGGCGGCCCTAGGAGTCCAAGTTACGCTCGTTGAGGGTCGTAACCGCGTGTTGGGATTCTTGGATCAGGAAATCGCCGACGCATTTCAATACTTTATGCGTCAGCAAGGTATTACTCTCCGCCTCGGTGAGAAGGTGGAGCGGATTGAAGAAGTCGAATTCGTTAATGGATCAACGCACCAACTCGTGCAGGCTAAACTTGAATCAGGCAAGACTCTGCGGGCTCAAACACTTCTCTATGCCGTCGGACGCCAAGGCGTATGCAGCGAGTTAGGGTTGGCTAATGTCGGAATTGAATTCGACGATCGTGAGCGTTTGGAAGTAAACCAATTCTATCAGACGAATATCGAGCATGTTTACGCGGCAGGTGACGTGATTGGATTTCCGGCGTTGGCATCGACGAGCATGGAGCAGGGTCGTCGGGCGATTTGCCATGCGTTCGGTTGTTGCGACGTTACGAACTACAACACTTCCCTTTTTCCTTATGGTATCTATGCCGTACCTGAGATTTCGATGGTTGGCAAAACGGAAGAGCAGCTTACCGCTGAGGGAATTCCCTACGAAGCGGGAATCGCCAACTACCGGGAGATCGCCCGCGGGCAGATCTTGGGCGATGAATTGGGAATGCTGAAGATGCTGATTCACCAGGATACCCACAAGATTCTTGGTGTCCATGTGATCGGTACAGGTGCCACGGAGTTGGTCCACATTGGCCAGGCGGTGATGGCCTTGGATGGGGATGCGGAATTCTTTGTCAACAATGTGTTCAACTTTCCCACTCTGGCAGAGTGCTATAAAGTGGCTGCCTACAATGGTCTGAATAAGCTAAATCACGTGTACTCTGGTACCTGTGAAGCGGTTTCGGTAAGCTTGTAG
- a CDS encoding gamma-glutamylcyclotransferase family protein: MNLFTYGTLMFPEVWQRISIDEFPAQPASLRGYEIYYVKGALYPGIIRTDRDSVVSGLLYVGLDEDTLFELDTYESSFYKRIPVVALTADGTEQECHAYTVPDSRRDLLTDRHWDAVRFRENELEKYLKG; this comes from the coding sequence ATGAATTTGTTTACCTACGGCACTTTGATGTTCCCCGAGGTGTGGCAACGCATCTCCATCGACGAATTCCCCGCCCAGCCGGCGTCTTTACGCGGCTATGAAATCTATTACGTCAAAGGCGCACTCTACCCAGGCATTATCCGCACCGACCGTGATTCGGTCGTGAGCGGCCTGTTGTATGTGGGGCTCGATGAGGACACGCTTTTTGAGCTAGATACCTACGAATCGAGCTTCTATAAGCGGATCCCGGTCGTAGCATTGACCGCGGATGGCACGGAACAGGAATGTCACGCTTACACAGTACCTGACAGCCGTCGCGATTTGTTGACCGACAGACATTGGGATGCGGTTAGATTTCGTGAGAATGAGCTTGAGAAGTATCTCAAGGGATGA
- a CDS encoding M16 family metallopeptidase: protein MKFRSHTLENGLEIVAECNDTAHSVGLGFFVRTGARDETDAVAGVSHFLEHMVFKGTPHRTADDVNREFDELGAHYNAFTSEENTVYYASVLPEYQESVIDILADIMRPSLRDEDFDMEKKVIIEEIQMYADQPPFGMDDKIKELHYGRHPLARSVLGTEFTVGELAVDQMRDYFESRYASDNLFIAAAGKVDFDALVKQVESRCVDWKPALTVRELPPYESHTGFQCVPRPTSTQQYILQLADAPAAEDDRRFAAKLLATMFGDDSGSRLYWELVDPGLVESASLGHYEYQGAGMYFSWLSCAPEDAVANFSRMSELQDVAQEKGFTEQELYQAKSKVKARVVLGSERPRNRLFNVGGNWLQRREYRSVADDLQAIDAVTLDEVERLLTEFPINQHTTVTIGPLKSWPS, encoded by the coding sequence GTGAAGTTTCGTAGTCACACACTTGAGAACGGCCTGGAGATCGTAGCCGAGTGCAACGACACCGCCCATTCAGTTGGCTTGGGTTTTTTTGTACGTACCGGCGCGCGAGATGAAACCGATGCCGTTGCAGGCGTGAGCCATTTCCTGGAGCATATGGTTTTCAAGGGAACCCCTCACCGAACAGCGGACGATGTGAATCGTGAGTTCGACGAATTGGGAGCGCATTACAACGCCTTCACCAGCGAGGAAAATACGGTTTACTATGCTTCGGTATTGCCTGAATATCAGGAATCTGTGATCGATATCCTCGCCGATATCATGCGCCCCAGTCTGCGTGATGAAGACTTCGATATGGAGAAGAAAGTCATCATCGAAGAGATTCAGATGTATGCCGACCAGCCTCCCTTTGGCATGGATGACAAGATCAAAGAATTGCACTACGGTCGTCATCCTCTGGCTCGCAGCGTGCTAGGAACCGAATTCACCGTCGGAGAACTAGCCGTCGATCAGATGCGAGACTACTTTGAGTCACGCTACGCGTCGGACAATCTATTCATCGCTGCAGCAGGCAAAGTGGATTTTGATGCCCTGGTCAAACAAGTGGAAAGCCGTTGTGTTGACTGGAAACCGGCTCTCACGGTAAGAGAACTCCCTCCGTACGAATCGCACACTGGTTTTCAGTGCGTACCACGGCCTACTTCGACCCAACAATATATCCTGCAACTGGCCGATGCTCCAGCAGCAGAGGACGATCGCCGTTTCGCCGCCAAACTCTTAGCCACGATGTTCGGCGACGACTCAGGAAGCCGACTCTACTGGGAATTGGTCGATCCTGGATTGGTTGAAAGCGCCAGCCTGGGCCACTATGAATACCAAGGCGCAGGAATGTACTTCAGCTGGTTGAGCTGTGCTCCCGAAGACGCGGTCGCCAACTTTTCCCGCATGAGTGAACTTCAAGACGTTGCCCAAGAGAAGGGATTCACAGAGCAGGAACTGTATCAAGCCAAAAGCAAGGTGAAGGCTCGTGTCGTACTCGGAAGCGAACGACCACGCAACCGACTTTTCAATGTCGGAGGAAACTGGCTCCAACGGCGCGAGTATCGCAGCGTGGCCGACGACTTGCAAGCAATCGATGCGGTAACGCTTGATGAGGTCGAGAGACTTCTTACTGAGTTTCCGATCAATCAACACACGACCGTTACGATTGGCCCATTGAAATCTTGGCCGAGCTGA
- a CDS encoding M16 family metallopeptidase — protein MTATRDQKLPNTIFAHRLSNGMTLVGEPNDSVQSAAITLLVPCGYSADPTNRLGLASVTCDMVLRGAGSRDGRALINDLEVLGVERGESVGASQTSFSAATLAENLSETLGIYADIVRRPLLPADQLDAGKLVCLQEISSIDDEPSQRLMIELRRRTYPEPWGRSSHGSELGINAITSLELQEHWARYYRPNSAILGVAGNFIWKQLVDQVEELFGDWKSSNVPMVVEEQLDLGDPHIKFDSNQCHIGIAYPSVPYRDPNYLRAWAAVGVLSGGMSSRLFTEVRERRGLCYTVSASLQTQLDRARVLCYAGTSEERAQETLDVTFAELLRLRKGVLPEELSRLKARIKSGLIMQQESTSSRSGSIAREWYHLGRVRTLDELGQLVDELKGTMINEFLESHPPRDFTFATLGPRPLELPREVS, from the coding sequence ATGACCGCGACCCGCGACCAAAAACTGCCCAACACGATTTTCGCACACCGTCTGTCCAACGGGATGACTCTCGTCGGTGAGCCGAACGACTCGGTTCAATCTGCTGCGATCACTTTGCTCGTTCCTTGCGGCTATAGTGCCGACCCTACCAACCGGCTTGGTCTTGCGTCCGTAACTTGTGACATGGTGCTGCGAGGAGCGGGAAGCCGCGACGGTCGAGCCCTTATTAATGACCTCGAAGTACTTGGCGTTGAGCGTGGAGAATCCGTTGGTGCCTCACAAACGAGTTTCAGTGCTGCCACACTAGCAGAAAACCTAAGCGAGACGCTAGGCATCTATGCCGACATTGTTCGGCGACCTCTCCTACCTGCCGACCAACTCGATGCTGGTAAGTTGGTTTGTCTGCAGGAAATTTCTTCCATCGACGATGAACCTTCGCAGCGGCTTATGATCGAATTACGGAGGCGGACTTATCCAGAACCTTGGGGTCGTTCAAGTCACGGTAGTGAATTGGGAATCAACGCAATCACATCGCTTGAGCTGCAAGAGCACTGGGCCCGCTACTATCGCCCTAATTCTGCTATCTTGGGAGTTGCTGGCAATTTTATATGGAAACAACTGGTGGATCAGGTAGAGGAACTTTTCGGCGACTGGAAGTCGAGTAACGTACCAATGGTCGTCGAAGAGCAACTCGATCTGGGAGATCCCCACATTAAGTTCGATTCAAATCAGTGCCACATCGGCATTGCTTATCCGAGTGTTCCGTATCGCGATCCAAACTATTTGCGGGCCTGGGCGGCAGTAGGTGTCTTGAGTGGTGGCATGAGTTCACGGCTGTTTACAGAAGTGCGGGAGCGCCGCGGATTGTGCTATACCGTGAGTGCTTCGCTGCAAACGCAACTCGATCGGGCTCGCGTGCTGTGCTACGCGGGCACTTCGGAGGAGCGGGCCCAGGAAACCTTGGATGTTACTTTTGCCGAACTACTGAGATTGCGGAAAGGTGTTTTACCTGAGGAGTTATCACGGCTCAAAGCCCGGATCAAGAGCGGACTGATTATGCAACAGGAATCAACCAGTTCACGAAGTGGGTCCATCGCCCGCGAATGGTATCATCTGGGCCGAGTTCGCACACTTGATGAACTAGGTCAGTTAGTTGATGAATTGAAAGGAACTATGATCAACGAGTTTCTAGAATCACATCCTCCTCGAGACTTTACTTTTGCTACATTAGGCCCGCGTCCGTTGGAGTTGCCCCGTGAAGTTTCGTAG
- a CDS encoding GNAT family N-acetyltransferase, with protein sequence MNFHYVKRYRMEMNLLRWQAPVLRLPHGYLLVPWHHSLTQHHAEVKYRSFRDGIDAQVFPCLGELEGCERLMSEIKAKDGFVPEATWLVEYIGDGLRYAEYCGTIQAVRTQKNRSSIQNVGVLAEHRGLGLGKGLMLASLLGMQQVGITQVGLEVTAENRSAVQLYHQLGFRSVRTLYKSVELACAPAGS encoded by the coding sequence ATGAATTTTCATTATGTGAAGCGCTACCGCATGGAAATGAATCTGCTGCGTTGGCAGGCGCCTGTCTTGCGGCTGCCTCATGGGTATCTTCTCGTCCCCTGGCACCATTCGCTCACTCAGCACCATGCTGAGGTAAAATATCGTAGCTTTCGCGATGGTATCGACGCACAGGTGTTTCCCTGTTTGGGTGAGTTGGAGGGCTGCGAGCGTCTGATGTCTGAAATCAAGGCGAAGGATGGATTTGTGCCAGAGGCAACTTGGCTGGTTGAATATATCGGGGATGGCCTCAGATATGCAGAGTACTGCGGTACCATCCAGGCAGTACGAACCCAGAAAAACCGCTCTAGTATTCAGAACGTGGGGGTCTTGGCCGAGCACAGAGGCCTTGGCTTAGGTAAGGGCCTGATGCTGGCCAGTCTGCTGGGTATGCAGCAGGTAGGGATAACCCAAGTCGGACTGGAAGTCACCGCGGAAAACCGCAGTGCCGTGCAACTCTATCACCAGCTCGGTTTTCGGTCGGTCCGAACCCTCTACAAGTCAGTTGAACTTGCCTGCGCGCCGGCAGGCAGTTAG
- the mntR gene encoding manganese-binding transcriptional regulator MntR, producing the protein MAGKKQKVNRHSRVRSDHRTELAEDYVEAIANILEASGTCRAVDLAQQFQVSHVTVNRTIGRLERDGYVTTAPYAPIELTKAGCRLAEASQQRHEVVYQFLLAIGVGEAAALIDSEGIEHHVSPETLEAMKAFLES; encoded by the coding sequence TTGGCTGGCAAAAAGCAGAAAGTGAATCGTCACTCTCGGGTTCGTTCCGACCATCGGACCGAATTGGCCGAGGATTATGTCGAGGCAATCGCGAACATCCTGGAGGCCTCTGGCACTTGTCGGGCGGTTGATCTGGCCCAACAGTTCCAGGTGAGTCACGTTACGGTCAACCGCACAATTGGTCGATTGGAGCGAGATGGCTATGTCACCACAGCTCCTTATGCCCCCATTGAACTGACGAAAGCTGGCTGCCGCTTGGCCGAAGCGTCTCAGCAACGGCATGAAGTGGTCTACCAGTTTCTTCTGGCCATCGGCGTAGGAGAAGCAGCAGCTTTGATCGACAGCGAGGGAATCGAGCACCACGTAAGCCCGGAGACGCTCGAGGCGATGAAGGCCTTCTTGGAATCCTAG
- a CDS encoding DUF1559 domain-containing protein has product MKRAMKSGFTLVELLVVIAIIGILISLLLPAVQAAREAARRMQCTNNLKQLGIAIHNYEGSFGRLPPGYSSNSTVTPPPATRDASTWDAPPGWGWGSYLMPYLEQSAISEQTDRDLPLWAPQYEQVINKNVETLLCPSSSGSRDPFFVSDSSGNPLSIEGRQVEVGRSHYVASHGQESCWGECGARPSQKVFTNIYSGETIEVEVNGDVSKVGDGPFYRNSRVEFREISDGLSNTIFLGEHSSLLSDKTWVGVIPGALTLPKFETPDNGDDAAATLVLVHGGPSGGELDLSDSPIIHPINFPTFHVGQMFAEHPGGGNVSFGDGAVRFVSEDVNIYLWAEMSSIAEGEVLSTEL; this is encoded by the coding sequence ATGAAACGTGCGATGAAAAGCGGTTTTACGTTGGTAGAGCTCTTGGTTGTGATTGCGATCATCGGGATCTTGATCAGTCTGCTGCTCCCTGCCGTACAAGCCGCCCGGGAAGCTGCCCGGCGGATGCAATGCACGAACAATCTCAAGCAACTTGGGATAGCGATCCACAACTACGAGGGGAGTTTTGGCCGGCTGCCGCCCGGTTATTCTTCTAACTCGACAGTTACTCCCCCGCCTGCCACGCGTGATGCCAGCACCTGGGACGCTCCGCCTGGCTGGGGATGGGGATCCTACTTGATGCCCTACTTGGAGCAATCCGCCATCAGTGAGCAAACCGACCGCGACCTCCCCCTTTGGGCTCCTCAGTACGAGCAGGTGATCAATAAGAACGTTGAAACCCTTTTGTGTCCCTCCAGCTCAGGTTCCCGAGACCCTTTTTTCGTATCGGATTCCTCCGGTAATCCACTGTCGATTGAAGGTAGACAAGTCGAGGTCGGGCGCTCTCACTATGTTGCCAGTCATGGTCAAGAATCCTGTTGGGGGGAATGCGGTGCTAGACCAAGCCAAAAAGTCTTTACCAACATCTACTCCGGCGAAACGATTGAGGTCGAAGTCAATGGCGACGTTTCCAAGGTCGGGGACGGGCCATTCTATCGCAATTCAAGAGTTGAATTTCGCGAAATCTCGGATGGTTTGTCGAACACCATTTTTCTTGGAGAACATTCCTCGCTGTTGAGCGATAAGACATGGGTGGGGGTCATTCCTGGCGCACTTACCTTGCCCAAGTTTGAAACTCCTGATAATGGGGACGACGCGGCAGCAACGCTCGTGCTAGTCCATGGTGGGCCTTCGGGAGGTGAGTTAGATCTCTCAGATTCACCTATTATTCATCCGATCAATTTCCCCACGTTCCATGTGGGCCAAATGTTTGCCGAGCATCCGGGAGGAGGAAACGTCTCCTTTGGAGACGGAGCCGTGCGCTTCGTATCTGAGGACGTGAATATTTATCTGTGGGCCGAAATGTCTAGCATTGCTGAGGGCGAAGTCCTCAGCACGGAGTTGTGA
- a CDS encoding metal ABC transporter solute-binding protein, Zn/Mn family, with translation MVFQYLGQLIRRLSSSKTKIAGMGLVFILGCNPSQHDVPRNSGQTFSGSYPIKIVCTTGQVAEMLTRIGGDHVQVDALMGPGVDPHLYRPIASDVGKLNDADAIFYNGLHLEGRMTEMFVQMARRKATFAVTEGIVERNDPRLREPPEFAGHYDPHLWHDVALWADCAEDVATMLGTFDPDHAADYQQNAAEYVAELRALNEECTVEIAKIPQDSRVLVTAHDAFGYFGNAYGLEVFGLKGISTEDEIDLAHQEEIQKMLVERKIPAVFVESAVAPRTVRALVEPCRAAGHDLKVPEEELYADALGPAGTEDSTYPGMIRHNVRTIVDALSP, from the coding sequence ATGGTATTTCAGTATCTAGGACAATTGATCCGTCGCCTGAGTAGCTCAAAGACAAAGATCGCGGGAATGGGGTTGGTTTTCATTCTGGGTTGTAATCCATCCCAGCATGATGTGCCACGCAATAGTGGACAAACTTTCTCGGGCAGCTACCCAATAAAGATCGTCTGCACCACGGGCCAAGTTGCTGAAATGCTCACGCGAATTGGTGGCGATCATGTGCAAGTGGACGCTTTGATGGGGCCAGGCGTGGATCCCCATCTTTATCGTCCGATCGCCTCCGATGTCGGCAAGTTGAACGATGCTGATGCGATTTTCTACAACGGTCTGCATCTAGAAGGACGGATGACGGAGATGTTCGTGCAGATGGCCCGTCGTAAGGCGACCTTTGCTGTGACAGAGGGGATCGTCGAGCGAAACGATCCCCGGCTTCGCGAACCGCCTGAATTTGCTGGACACTACGACCCCCATCTCTGGCATGACGTGGCACTGTGGGCCGATTGCGCCGAGGACGTTGCTACGATGTTGGGCACTTTCGATCCGGATCACGCAGCAGACTATCAACAGAATGCAGCCGAGTATGTTGCAGAATTGCGAGCTTTGAACGAAGAATGCACTGTTGAGATTGCTAAAATTCCCCAGGATAGTCGAGTCTTGGTTACAGCTCACGACGCGTTCGGATACTTCGGAAATGCGTATGGTCTAGAGGTGTTTGGGCTCAAGGGAATCAGCACCGAGGATGAAATTGATCTGGCCCATCAAGAGGAAATCCAGAAAATGCTGGTCGAGCGCAAGATTCCCGCTGTGTTCGTCGAGTCGGCAGTTGCGCCGCGAACGGTGCGTGCGTTGGTGGAGCCATGTCGGGCGGCGGGGCATGATTTGAAGGTTCCCGAGGAGGAGCTTTACGCCGATGCATTGGGACCGGCCGGGACCGAGGACAGCACTTACCCTGGGATGATTCGACATAATGTCCGTACCATAGTTGACGCCCTTTCCCCTTAG